The Drosophila biarmipes strain raj3 chromosome X, RU_DBia_V1.1, whole genome shotgun sequence genome includes the window ACTTCTTTATGGTCTCTGGGCTTGGAATagtatattataatataaatgatGGTAATATTATGTATGGAAAGCTATACTCTGAGGGCAAACAGCGTGAGGAGTGCCACAGTACGCCTTGATTTCGGTAAACTATGATTGAAAACCTTcaaaaggtatttttaaaaaatcgtagTACCATTTTCCGAAAAAAATGATCAGTGTTTTGGTCTTAAGAAGGCAAATAATAGTAAGAATGGGGAATGTCATATATCGTTGGGACCAAAacctaaaaattttttactttttatttttttttgtaaataaacaccttacaaaaaattggaaaattggtcTAAAAATTAACTATGCTTAAAGTgattgggatcgttagcaATTTTGGCAGGCtattcaaaacagtcggtctttttgctatacatatacccttgcagaaggagacgtttccgaccccatagagtatatatattctatgtccgtttgtccgtccgtgtgtccgtccgtttctacgcaaactaatctctcagctttaaagctatcgggctgaaactttcccaaaagtcttctttctattgcaggaagtatataagtcggagccagcaggatcggacaactatatcttatagctcccaaaggaactatttaaaaaaaagtgatatcttaattgttttttaacatataacctcctacgcttgcaaattctatttcttaattagttctgaatttcgaattaaattttatcaaaatcagacgattatatcatatagctgccataggaacgatcggaaaattcgctggaaaataatatgaacaaattatattcgaaaaaaaaacatatttttaacatatacataacctcctacgcttggaaataacattttttaattggttttgaatttcgaattaaattttatcaaaatcggacgactatatcgtatagctgacataggaatgatcggaaaattggtgggaaaataatatgaaaaactaaaatccataaaaaatCGGTCTTCTGGCTATACAATACTGAGTTTGATGCTTATTTTCCAGTATATTGGCATTAAGCCCTAGAATTttcgaaaatgtttcaaaaaatgagtttattattttttaaaacgcaAGAAAAACGAGAAAGAAGAGGGTTAAGGCTGTGGAGGAGTGTCAATCGATTCTTCCCGGGACACTATCGATGAGTGGAGATCCAGAGCGCGATCCCAAGATGGTATCGTGGGGACCGAATCGAAGGCCGCTCAGCACGGTAGTTGCTAGCTGATTTCAGAGCGTTTTGGGCgcagttttagttttttatgaATGTTAGAATTGATGTGGAAAGTGTGTGTGGTCGGATGCCATTGAAAACGGAGCAGTGCAGAGATCGCTCAACAAGATAGGCACCGTTTTGTCCCGCCTCCGATCCCGTGTCCGGGAGAATTGCAGCGCCCCCGGGGCTTGGTGAGTTTTCCGGGTTTTCCGGGCTTTCCCTCGCCTGCGATTCCCCTTTCGGGCCACTTATCGCTCCTTCTCTTTTGCGCAGTGGCCGGGCTCTTTCCCCCTTTTTATTTTGCCCACTTTGCGTTGCAATTTCGGCGCTCCCCGCACTAGGCTAACGGCTCTTTTTCGCCGCCCCCTCACACACGGCGAAGGAGAGGAAAAGGAAACCGGGGAGGAGAGCAAGAGAGGAGACCACAGTATACGAGAGAcaggagtgtgtgtgtgtggaacTACGGTACTTTACACTGGTGGCCGTAAAAAAGTGAAAGTCAgccttataaataaaaaatcctgaaatgaaataaagtgTCAAAGTAACTAAAgcgttaaaaaaaagtaagaaaacgaaacaaaaaaataaaaaacaaaaagaaaacccataaaaatacacaaaagacatacaaaatattcaacaaaataaaaagaaacaaaaaaaaaaaacaataaaaaatcagaaaagtTTTCGAATTCCaaaaagaaagtaaaaaaattaaacgtaATTTAAACCTAACTTAAATTTAGTCGTAAGCAAATACCAAGCGATTCGTGCCGAGCAATTTTTTATACCCAAAACTCGAGTCACGGTCGCCACACAAAAGGATTCCATGTTCACCACCCGAATTTCCGGCGACATGAAGATCTTTGCCGCAGATGTTGCCGAGAGCAGCGCCACAGCAACGTGCAACACGCccgtgcagcagcaacagcagcagcagcaactcgaGTTCCGGTCCCGCATGTCCAATGGATCGCCGGGCTCCAAGGCGGGACAGTGCCACCTGAAGTTCGGCAAGTACAACCACAAGACGGCCAATCTGCTGCGCCAGGTGAGCAGCTGccacagcggcagcaacagcaacaacagcagcaacagcgagTCCAACAagggccagcagcagcagcaactgcactATTGCAACAACAGTCACTCGTGGGCACGCAAAAAGTACTTtggcaacagcggcagcagcagcagcagcaacaacgtgcagcagcaacaacagcagcaatctGCCTACTAccagcgccagcagcagcaggatcagcaagccctgaacaacaacaatgtgCTGATGAAGAATCAAAATATCTTGCAACAAGTTGCCGATGGCAAGGCCagcgacagcaacaacaacggcggcagcagcaacaggatGGCGGCCAAGCCAgccaagtggcccaacgacaacagcagcggcagcaacagcaacagcgtCGGCTGCAGaaatagcaacagcaacagcagtagCACCAAGAAGCGCAACTCGTCGTCGGCAGAGGCAACTGCAGCCTACTATCGCAAGGATCCGGAGTCCCGAAACCCGGATGCTGCAGCAGAGGCGACGGAGGcggatgcagcagcaacagatgccTGCAACACCAGTGCCTCAACGACGGGATCGAGCTCAGGGAGCGCCAGCGCGGAGACATCCCTGGCGAAGGGCCAGGACCCGGAGCAGGACCAGACGGCGAAGCAGCGACCGCGCCAGCAGCCCCTCAGCTTctggaaaaccaattaccCGCAGCCAAGCGCCAGCCAGCTGAAAGATGTGAGCAACAGGCGTTAAAGTTGCTAATATATATTATCTATCAATCTATTTCAGAAGGAGACGGTTGCAGCAGTGGTTTCTGCCGCCGCAGCCGCTGCAtccgagcagcagcagcaacagcagagccTGTCCTTCGAGCACAGACGCAACTCGGGCtaccagcagcaccagcagcacaaCTACTACCCGTACTACTACTCGCAGCCCAAGCAGCTGACCATCGCCTCCTTCCTGCAGAAGGAACTGCTGCCCGAGAGCAGCGAGAAGCCCACccagcacagcagcagcagcagcagcaatgcCAGCAACAACGGCAATCTCATCAGCGGCAACAcaggcaacagcagcagcaacagcaacacaggCAGCAGCAATCAcatcagcagcggcaacagcaacagcaacagcaacggcaacagcaacggcaactACTCGAGGCAGCAATATGGCCACCAGTCGGTAGGGAATGgctaccagcagcagcagcagcgctaCCGCAATGCCCAGAATGCCTACCAGCAGTACCAGcatcagcaccagcaccagcagcagcagcagcagcagcagcatcacgCCCAGCAGCTGCACCCGCACCAGCAGGGGATGGGCAACTCGCACTTCCGGCGGAAGAACAGcgacaacagcagccacagcagcgGCATCAACCAGAAGAAGATGCACTACAGCCCGCCGGGCAAGAATGGCGATCCCACGGACAGATCCTCCTcggcacagcagcagcagcagcagcaacagcagcaccaccaccatccGCACCAGCAGCAGAAGAGCATCGAGATCCTGACCAGCAGCAACTTCAACGCCATGCACCGCCGTATGCAGGGCGGGAGCAACAAGAACGGCTACTACCAGCACAACTATCACCCGCTGGCCGGCGAGACGGGCTCCACGCCGACGCGTTCCGAGCACCAGAACCTCTACAACCTCACCTACATCCATGTGGACATGGAGGCAAGCGCAACCGACGGAGCTGGAGCGGGAGCCACCCCGGTGGTGAAGTCCTCGCTGCTGAGCAAGCCGAGCATTTCCATAACCCCCGCATCGGCCACAACGCCAACTGCCACCGTGGAGAGGGGCCTGCCTCCTGCTCCGCTGCGCTCCCTATCCGCTCCTGCACTGCCGGCGCCAACGAACCATGTGCGCAACATGTTCGCCCCGCCACCGCTGGCCATGATTGGTCCCCATGGCCTGCTCTCGCCGGTGACCACCACCTCGACGCCCACCAAAATGATCAGCTGCGCCCAGCTGGACGAGGCCATAACGGCGGCGGCCGCCAGTGGCGACCAGTCGGTGACCACGAGTCCCAGTTACAACCAGGCGGGCTCCTTTGTTATTccacaccagcagcagccacagcagcagtcGCACCTGACCCCGGCCTGCTCCATGTCGCAGcctccgccaccgccgccgccacaGATGTTCTTCCACTTTGCCGAGGGCTTCTGCAATCCGGGATTGGGTCACCAGGCGCGTCCAGCTCCCGTGTGGCCGCACTCCAGTTCGCCCTGCTACCCGGCCTCCTACGGATCCAGCTGCAGCCTGAGCGGAAATGGAACGGGCTCGGGCACCTCCCCCCACAACAAGGATGGCAATGCGGTTGGACTGCGGCCCGTGTCGCCGGCGCTCTCCTCTTCCTCGCTGGGCAGTGAATCCCACTggagcagcaccagcaacCGCAGTCGGTAAGTGCGAATTGGGCTTCCTAGGATGAAGCCAATATAGTATTTACTTTCAGCTTGGGCCATGGAGGCCACCTCTCCATATCGCCCACGCCCAGCGCCCTGGGATCCGCCCAGCTCTCCCCACACCTGGCCGAGATGCACCCCCTGCACCAGCAACATCCTCCGCCGCTCGCCAACCACCATCCCCATGGGCAGATGAATGGGCATGCCATGAACTCCTATGTGCCCCACcgaccaccgccgccgccgccgcatcCACCCATCTCATCGCCCACACCAACGATAGGAGC containing:
- the LOC108025767 gene encoding poly(A) RNA polymerase gld-2 homolog B isoform X1, with amino-acid sequence MFTTRISGDMKIFAADVAESSATATCNTPVQQQQQQQQLEFRSRMSNGSPGSKAGQCHLKFGKYNHKTANLLRQVSSCHSGSNSNNSSNSESNKGQQQQQLHYCNNSHSWARKKYFGNSGSSSSSNNVQQQQQQQSAYYQRQQQQDQQALNNNNVLMKNQNILQQVADGKASDSNNNGGSSNRMAAKPAKWPNDNSSGSNSNSVGCRNSNSNSSSTKKRNSSSAEATAAYYRKDPESRNPDAAAEATEADAAATDACNTSASTTGSSSGSASAETSLAKGQDPEQDQTAKQRPRQQPLSFWKTNYPQPSASQLKDKETVAAVVSAAAAAASEQQQQQQSLSFEHRRNSGYQQHQQHNYYPYYYSQPKQLTIASFLQKELLPESSEKPTQHSSSSSSNASNNGNLISGNTGNSSSNSNTGSSNHISSGNSNSNSNGNSNGNYSRQQYGHQSVGNGYQQQQQRYRNAQNAYQQYQHQHQHQQQQQQQQHHAQQLHPHQQGMGNSHFRRKNSDNSSHSSGINQKKMHYSPPGKNGDPTDRSSSAQQQQQQQQQHHHHPHQQQKSIEILTSSNFNAMHRRMQGGSNKNGYYQHNYHPLAGETGSTPTRSEHQNLYNLTYIHVDMEASATDGAGAGATPVVKSSLLSKPSISITPASATTPTATVERGLPPAPLRSLSAPALPAPTNHVRNMFAPPPLAMIGPHGLLSPVTTTSTPTKMISCAQLDEAITAAAASGDQSVTTSPSYNQAGSFVIPHQQQPQQQSHLTPACSMSQPPPPPPPQMFFHFAEGFCNPGLGHQARPAPVWPHSSSPCYPASYGSSCSLSGNGTGSGTSPHNKDGNAVGLRPVSPALSSSSLGSESHWSSTSNRSRLGHGGHLSISPTPSALGSAQLSPHLAEMHPLHQQHPPPLANHHPHGQMNGHAMNSYVPHRPPPPPPHPPISSPTPTIGATGGGGGGGAGGLTPWYELLLPPDRYLAQARNVEVAVTPEKLICMCKYDKLSAEIWKRFRGAQQTHKKFKMKMRLWRYLFLWMNQPMFERYRICLVGSTITGFGTDSSDIDMCLLPEQGAHLHQQHYHQHHHFHNEKRTEALIILTLFNAVLKDTEVFQDFNLIEARVPILRFKDITNGIEVDLNFNNCVGIKNTYLLQLYAQLDWRTRPLVVIVKLWAQYHDINDAKRMTISSYSLVLMVLHYLQHACVPHVLPCLHTLYPEKFQLGPQDCLDLDLIEPIEPYQALNNQTLGEHLLGFFKYYSSFDFRNLAISIRTGGVLPVSTCRMAKSPKNDVYQWKELNIEEPFDLSNTARSVYDHATFERVKAVFLASARRLDHTLDLATVFRPIHHAPENFAPQQPASSSFEQQLHHPNPGQQRSGGGGGAAAMSSRLIPEAPSTFAETAAANVA
- the LOC108025767 gene encoding poly(A) RNA polymerase gld-2 homolog B isoform X2, translated to MFTTRISGDMKIFAADVAESSATATCNTPVQQQQQQQQLEFRSRMSNGSPGSKAGQCHLKFGKYNHKTANLLRQVSSCHSGSNSNNSSNSESNKGQQQQQLHYCNNSHSWARKKYFGNSGSSSSSNNVQQQQQQQSAYYQRQQQQDQQALNNNNVLMKNQNILQQVADGKASDSNNNGGSSNRMAAKPAKWPNDNSSGSNSNSVGCRNSNSNSSSTKKRNSSSAEATAAYYRKDPESRNPDAAAEATEADAAATDACNTSASTTGSSSGSASAETSLAKGQDPEQDQTAKQRPRQQPLSFWKTNYPQPSASQLKDETVAAVVSAAAAAASEQQQQQQSLSFEHRRNSGYQQHQQHNYYPYYYSQPKQLTIASFLQKELLPESSEKPTQHSSSSSSNASNNGNLISGNTGNSSSNSNTGSSNHISSGNSNSNSNGNSNGNYSRQQYGHQSVGNGYQQQQQRYRNAQNAYQQYQHQHQHQQQQQQQQHHAQQLHPHQQGMGNSHFRRKNSDNSSHSSGINQKKMHYSPPGKNGDPTDRSSSAQQQQQQQQQHHHHPHQQQKSIEILTSSNFNAMHRRMQGGSNKNGYYQHNYHPLAGETGSTPTRSEHQNLYNLTYIHVDMEASATDGAGAGATPVVKSSLLSKPSISITPASATTPTATVERGLPPAPLRSLSAPALPAPTNHVRNMFAPPPLAMIGPHGLLSPVTTTSTPTKMISCAQLDEAITAAAASGDQSVTTSPSYNQAGSFVIPHQQQPQQQSHLTPACSMSQPPPPPPPQMFFHFAEGFCNPGLGHQARPAPVWPHSSSPCYPASYGSSCSLSGNGTGSGTSPHNKDGNAVGLRPVSPALSSSSLGSESHWSSTSNRSRLGHGGHLSISPTPSALGSAQLSPHLAEMHPLHQQHPPPLANHHPHGQMNGHAMNSYVPHRPPPPPPHPPISSPTPTIGATGGGGGGGAGGLTPWYELLLPPDRYLAQARNVEVAVTPEKLICMCKYDKLSAEIWKRFRGAQQTHKKFKMKMRLWRYLFLWMNQPMFERYRICLVGSTITGFGTDSSDIDMCLLPEQGAHLHQQHYHQHHHFHNEKRTEALIILTLFNAVLKDTEVFQDFNLIEARVPILRFKDITNGIEVDLNFNNCVGIKNTYLLQLYAQLDWRTRPLVVIVKLWAQYHDINDAKRMTISSYSLVLMVLHYLQHACVPHVLPCLHTLYPEKFQLGPQDCLDLDLIEPIEPYQALNNQTLGEHLLGFFKYYSSFDFRNLAISIRTGGVLPVSTCRMAKSPKNDVYQWKELNIEEPFDLSNTARSVYDHATFERVKAVFLASARRLDHTLDLATVFRPIHHAPENFAPQQPASSSFEQQLHHPNPGQQRSGGGGGAAAMSSRLIPEAPSTFAETAAANVA